A stretch of DNA from Rattus rattus isolate New Zealand chromosome 1, Rrattus_CSIRO_v1, whole genome shotgun sequence:
CTGCAGGTGGCTGCTTACCTGGGCCAGGTAGAGCTGGTACGGCTGCTGCTGCAGGCAAGAGCAAGTGTGGACCTGCTGGATGAGGAGGGCAACACTGCCCTTCACTACACAGCCATGGGGTGAGGCCTGGGCAGGCTGGTGGGTCCTGTTGGGAATGAACTTTAGAGCCAGTGTGCAAAATGGACTGCCCCAACCCTCCCACCTCTTCCATTAGGAACCAGCCTGAGGCCACAAGGCTGCTCCTGAGTGCCGGATGTGGGGTGGATGTTCAGAATGGCACACGCAGCACAGCCCTACATGTGGCTGTACAGAGGGGCTTCCTAGAGGTGGTAAAGATCCTGTGTGAACGTGGTTGTGATGTCAACTTGCCGGTGAGTGATAGTCCCTGGATTCCCTGCCACTAACCAGCCCTAGGTCAAGGAACCAACTTGACCATGGAGAAAGGCACTGCTGTGTGACCACCCCCTCTGTTGCAGGATGCCCATGCAGACACACCCCTGCATTCTGCCATCTCTGCGGGTGCCGGTGCCAGCAGCATTGTTGAAGTCCTCACCGAGGTGCCTGGCATCGATGTCACTGCTACCAATAGCCAGGGCTTCACACTGCTGCACCATGCATCCCTCAAGGGCCATGTGCTGTGAGTGTGGGGGCTGGGCACACTGCTGTCATCCAGTCTTTTGACCTACTGCTGGGCTGTCCTGATCCAGAGCACTCCGACAGGCTTAGGGAAGCCCTTGGACATACCTTCTTGTTCCCACAGAGCAGTTAGAAAGATTCTGGCAAGAGCCCGGCAGCTGGTGGATGCCAAGAAGGAGGACGGCTTTACTGCGCTACATCTGGCAGCTCTCAACAACCACCGTGAGGTGGCCCAGGTCCTAATCCGAGAGGTGGGTGCAGGGGTCCCAGGGCACCCACAGGCCAGGAACCAGACCAAGTGGGATGTCAAAGCTGAGCCTATGCCACCCTTTCCCTAGGGCCGCTGCGATGTGAATGTGCGAAACAGGAAGCTTCAATCCCCACTGCATCTGGCTGTGCAGCAGGCCCACCTGGGGCTCGTACCGCTGCTGGTGGACGCTGGCTGCAGTGTCAACACTGAGGATGAGGAGGGTGACACAGCCCTGCATGTGGCACTACAGCGTCATCAGCTGCTGCCCCTGGTGGCTGACAGGGCTGGGGGAGACCCAGGGCCCTTGCAGCTGCTGTCAAGGGTGAGGAAGTGTGATGTGGGTACTGCAAAGGAGGGCCCATTATAATCCAAGGAGCCATTCTCTCTAATCCAGACCAACCTGGAAAAGGGTTGGGGCCCATTTGGGATGAAGGGTCTCAGAGTTTCTGCACCTGCCTATCAAAGGGCACCCTTGGGTttgccctccccacccttcctagAACCAGAATTAGCCAGACAGTGGTACCATTGTTCAGACTTCTGGGGTAGCCCAATATCAGAAAAGGCTTCCTTCAAGTCCGTGTGGGTTTCCACCCTTATCTGTATGCCCTGCCACTCAGTTACAGGCCTCAGGCCTCCCAGGCAGCACAGAGTTGACTGTAGGCGCCGCAGTGGCCTGCTTCCTGGCATTGGAGGGTGCTGATGTGAGCTACGCAAACCACCGCGGCCGGAGCCCACTGGACCTGGCCACAGAAGGCCGAGTGCTCAAGGCCTTGCAGGGCTGTGCCCAGCGCTTCAGGTGAGCCCATGATGTGGGGTATGTGGTGGGGAGGGCAGCCATTAAGGCCATCGGGCCACCTTTCAAGCCCCCTCCTCCAACTGCAGGGAGCGACAGGCAGGTGGCGGTGGGGGTGTGCCCCCGGGCCCCCGGCATGTGCTGAGTACTCCTAACACCGTGACGAACCTGCATGTGTCTGGCACAGCAGGGCCAGAAGCTGCCGAGTGCCTGGTGTGCTCGGAGCTGGCATTGCTAGTTCTGTTCTCACCGTGTCAGCACCGCACAGTGTGTGAGGGTGAGTTCGGGGTGTGGAGGACCAGGGTGGCCCAACTGCCTAGTACAGCCCTACTAACAGTGCACTGCCCTTGACAGAGTGTGCACGAAGGATGAAGAAGTGTATCAGGTGCCAGGTGATCATCAGCAAGAAGCTACGCCCAGGTGGGTAGGATGGGGCTTGGCCCGGCCACTCCTTGTCCCGTGGCATGCTCACCAGCCTGCACCTAATCTTCACACTTACTGTTGCCGATTCCCACTCATCCTACAGATGGTTCAGAGGTGGTTAATGCCATCCAGGTGCCCGGCCCGCCTCGGCAACTGGTAGAGGAGCTACAGAGTCGCTACAGGCAGATGGAGGAGCGCATCACCTGCCCCATCTGCATCGACAGCCACATCCGCCTGGTGTTCCAGTGCGGCCATGGAGCATGTGCGCCCTGTGGCGCTGCCCTTAACGCCTGCCCCATTTGCCGCCAGCCCATCCGTGACCGCATTCAGATCTTCGTGTGAGCGCACTACACACGCTGTGGCTGATCCCAGGCTCTCCTTCAAAACCcctgtattttataaaaagattatCGGACTTTGCTTCCTGTTCCTTGCCTAAGGGTGTTCGGCAGGCTCCAGAGATCCTCACCGCCCCCCGCACCCCCCTCCCCCGCGCAAGCCCCACCCCAGGCCCCGGCATCCGGCTCCAGTCTGCCTGTAGGTCAGGAACATGCTCGGGTTGTGGATACTGCCCACCATGCGTGCTCTGGCTGTGGTTTGACACAAGAGGGTCCAGAAATTCCAAGTCTCCAGTGGCTCTAATATCGCCCTTATAGGGGTCCATCCCACTTTGCCCTTCCCCCCCTTGCCTGCTACTCCCTCCGCCCCGCTGGGGCAGGACTTGAACTGTGGTTTTGGCCAAAGCAAAACGACTAGAGAGGGTCCTGGCTAGGAGAGAGTGGGGTGGAGGCAACTAAGCTCTCGACAGTTGagctggggcagagggaagaagcaAGAGAGGGTCCACTTGTTGGAACAAAATACTTAGTATCTAAGGGAGGGGTCTGATTGCTGACCCTTTTCAAGAACTTCCAGCGCGGCTATTCTGGGCCGCAGGGCACTCCAGCCGCGTGGCTCTGACTGCTGGCCGGCACCTTGTTGCAGTCACCTAGGGTCCAAAGCCCGCATGGAAGACTGGGAGGGAGAAGACTTCTGGCTAGGAGCCCTTCCTCCCTCAGCCCCGGCTCCTACGCCTGCTCTCACTGCCTCACCCACCCACAGCTCCATCCCGGGATCACAGCTGTGCCTGGCATCATTTCGGTTGCCATGCCGCAACCGAAATTCGGTACCCACCTAGTACAGACATCGGCTGCAGGGTCTAGCTTTCAGGCCTTGGACCGTAGCCCCTGCTTCCTTGGTCCTACCGTTGCCAGACCACCACACTCAGTTCCTGACTCAGTTCCCTTGACCCCGGCTCCTCTGAGGCTGGGCAGGAATTCCAGGTCCTGGCACCCTCCCCAAACTTCCAACGAGAGCATCCTCTGGTTAAAGCAGACGCTCACTGGTCTTTTCGTCTTTCCTGAGGCACTTTTCCTACTGCAATCTCTCCCCTCTTCCCGCTCAGCCACTCTGCTCTCATTGCCACGTCCCCTCGCTCTGCGCTCCCCTCTGGCGGGTATGCTCTTTACACTCAGCCACTGAAGACCAGAACCGAGACTTCCCTCAACGAATTTCATTGTGGGTCCAGAGggttgagggggaaaaaaaccaaaggtCATTCAGCCCCAACCAAGGGTGCGCGCGGAGCAATAGATGCCCCTACCCCAAATCCGAGCCCCAGCGCCTCGCCTTCTGATAGACCCCCGGCACTGCGGGCTGTGTTCTGGACTCCGCTGCGGACCCTACGGCCTGGTTCCTGGAATTCCACTGGGGGATGCGGACCGTTCCAGACAGGCGAGCCGGTTCACTATTTGAGCCAGTGCCTCCGGGTCCTCACCCCACCAAAAGGCTGTAACTCGAGCCGTCCGCCGCCCACCCCCTTCCCACTCCGCCCCAGCTCTGCGATCCAGGTCCCTACGTCGCGCGGCCCCTTGTGGCCCTAACCCGACTGCAAATCTGCCATGGGCTGCCGGGCCTGTCTCCGTCCGGAGGCGTCCGGCGCTGTACAGGGCCGCTGGTTGGGGGCTGTCCTGAGCGGGTTGTGCCTTCTCTCCGCGCTGGCGTTGCTGGAATGGCTAGGGTCGCCGACAGAGACCGCCTGGAATGCAGCTCAGGTGAGAGGACTAAGGGGCTAGGAGGTAGTAGGTGTGAGGAGAGGAGCGGGTCAGCATCTGAGGGTGTCTCGGTGGATCCACGTGTGAGGGGGTTTGTGGGAATGCCTATGAGTCCTTTGGTTCCAAGCATCTTGAGTCAGTGTGTCCAGTGGTCGCTGGAGGTGGGAGACAGCATCCATCTCTGCCCATTCCCGATACGTAATTTTAATTTTccgttttttcaagacaaggtttctctgtgtagcccaggctgacttctgtagaccacctgcctctgcgtTCAGAGATTTAAAGGCATGCGACACCATGGCTGGCTCAACTCCCACCCATTCTTTACAATTCCCCGCGCCTTGGTGCGGGCAGAAACAACTCATTTAGAGTAGacaaaacaaagcccaaaacCTAGGGTTCATCCACAGCCTCCTCCACCCCAATTGCCTAAAAGTCCGCTTTTGACAACAACGTTGGGTACTAGAGACCGGTTCCTTTGGCCTCCTCACGTCCACTTTCTTCCTGTGAAGGGAAATGTGGATGCGCCAGATGTGGGCGGCTCCACTCCCCAGGTACCCAGCCTATTGTCCATGCTGGTAACCCGAAGACGCCGCTACACGCTGACACCGGCCAGGCTGCGTTGGGACCACTTCAACCTCACGTACAGGTGCTACCTGGACCGGCGAGTGGGATAGGCCAGGCCATAACTCAGACACTGCCGCCAACATGGACTCTAACGTGTTAccaccaccctcccaccccaggaTTCTCTCCTTTCCCCGGAACCTTTTAAGCCCGGAAGAGACTCGGCGGGGCCTGGCGGCTGCCTTTCGAATGTGGAGTGATGTTTCCCCATTCAGCTTCCGTGAGGTGGCCCCTGAACGTCCCAGTGACCTCAAGATAGGTGGGTAACTTAAGTACTCCCGACCACGCCCAGCCTCACAGGTATTATTGCAGCCTTGTGTTTTCCTAGGCTTCTACCCAGTTAACCACACCGACTGCTTGGTCTCTGCCCTGCACCACTGCTTCGATGGTCCCACAGGTGAACTGGCCCACGCTTTCTTCCCACCCCACGGTGGCATTCATTTTGATGACAGCGAGTACTGGGTCTTGGGTCCCACGCGCTACAGCTGGAAGAAAGGTGACCCAAGTCCTTGATCTGGTCTCCTGCTGGGGGTGTCATCCTCTCCTCCGTAGAGGGCTACAAAGGGGTTTGAGGCAGGAAGGGTTTCCTGGGGCTGAGTATTTGGGTGGCTGCTTTTAGGGTCAAGCAGTCAAGGAAGAGGAACTCTGGCTCTCAAAGGCCTGAGTCGTCCccgcctccccccctcccccacatgccaCTGAAAAGGGAGTTGGAGTTGCATTCCTGAAGGCCAAGCTCACAGCCTAGGCTGGGGAAACATACTTATCTTCCCGGGCTGTGGGTTAAGGGTGGCTTGCAGCTGAGTCCCAGCGTCAGTGCTGGGCCTCCTGGAGAAAGACTGGTAGTGGAAGGGCTGAGGGCTCCCTGCTAAGCCATTGGCCCACAGGTGTTTGGCTCACAGACCTGGTGCACGTGGCAGCCCATGAGATTGGCCATGCACTGGGACTGATGCACTCACAGCAAGACCAGGCACTCATGCACCTCAATGCCACATTGCGAGGCTGGAAGGCACTGTCCCAGGATGAGCTGTGGGGACTACACCGACTCTATGGTGGGTTCAAGGGGGCAGGCTGGTGGGTGGATGGACTGTGTGGCTCTCAGCAAGCCCTAAGCCAGGTTGCCCTCCCGTTAGGCTGCCTGGACCGGATTTTTGTGTGTACATCCTGGGCACGAAAGGGATTTTGTGATGTCCGCCAGAGGCTCATGAAGAGGCTCTGCCCCAGAAGCTGTGATTTCTGTTATGGTGACTGAGGCTCAAATGGGGTTGGTGTGGGTCTCTTGAGCTCAAGTCTCTATCTTGGGCCTGGTTTGACGGGGCCTAGCACTGACTTCTCATTTCACCACTCTCTGAGTAGAATTCCCATTTCCCACGGTTGCCACCACTACATCACCCATCAGAACGAAAACGAGGTTCGTGAGAGAGGGTAGGAACATGACCTTCCACTGTGGACAGAAGATCCTACACAAGAAAGGCAAAGTATAGTGAGTAGCCAACACTGGGCAGGCGTGGGGCTCCCTGGGATACCCCGTGTGGTGTGTATATCCTGGGGCCCTTGGCACGGGCAGGGCAGGCATGCAGGAACCTAACCTCTGCAGCTGGTACAAGGACCAGGAACCCCTGGAGTTCTCCTACCCTGGCTATCTGGCCCTGGGTGAGGCACGGCTGAGCATCATTGCCAACGCAGTCAACGAAGGCACCTACACATGTGTGGTACGCCACCGCCAGCGTGTTCTCACCACCTACTCCTGGAGGGTCCGAGTGAGGAGCTGAGGCAGCTCCAGCTTCTGTGCTGGAAGCCAGCAGATAAAGCACTTTCTCTCTGATGTCTGTGTTGTttcatgggaggagggaaggccaGTCTCTGCCCACCTGGATGTGGGAACCCTGGAGTCAGTCAGTATTCCTCTACTTGTGCAAAGAGTTTTGTGGTGAGGACATAGTCCACAGGGCAAGAAGGGCTTTGTCAAGGTGGTCTCTAGACCAGTGGGGTAAAATGAAGCCCAAGTATCAGCAGCATTACCTGGGGTGTGTGGAGAGAAGGGTGTGGATGGGTCAATTCAATGTGAATGGGGAATGGAGGCTGAGGACCAGCTGAGATAAAGGTAGGGGCCCAAGCAGTCATAGGCAACACCTTGCTCAGCCAGATTGGAGGAGGATCAGAGTGAGAGGAGGGTCTGGAAGGGTTTGACATGTATAGTATCAGAGCAAGATTAAACCCAAACTTATCTCAGTCTGCTCACCCAGGTCTAGGCTGCTAGCAGTTCCCTACCCCAGGCACACTCACAGGGCCCAGCTGGGAGCCAGCATGCTGAAAAGAAGGACATGCCAGAGCTTCCTCCAAGAACAGCTTACTACTGCTGAGGACACCTAACAGCCTCACTTGAAAAACTCCACTGTGACTGAGGTTGTCACACACCTGGTTCTGAGGGCCAAGGTCTGTATGGACAGTGTTACTTAGATACTCAGTGAGAAGCTACCTCCAAGACTGGCAAGCATACCGCTCAACTCTGCTCCAGACTAgggccctgtgtgtgctgggggcATCAGACTAGGGCCTAGTGTGTGGTGGGGGCATCAGACTAGGGCCCAGTGTGTGCTGGGGGCATCAGACTAGGCCCAGTGTGTGCTGGGGGGCATCAGACTGGGCCAGTGTGTGCTGGGGCCCAGTGTGTGCTGGGGGCATGGGGGCATCAGACTAGGGCccagtgtgtggtggtgggggctggggggggcatCAGACTAGGGCccagtgtgtggtgggggggcATCAGACTAGGGCCCAGTGTGTGGTGGGGGGCATCAGAGTAGGGCccagtgtgtggtgggggggcATCAGACTAGGGCCCAGTGTGTGGTGGAGGCATCCACTCTGGGACCTATAGATACCCACCCTTCCCCATGAGGCAAGATAGACACCTTTCCTTTCagaagaaaatttcatttaattctacAAATTTACAACTTGCCCCAAACAACAcggaacaacaataacaacaacaatgatgcTGCCCTGACTCAGCAGATCTGGCTGTCACCACCCAGTCGGGCCAAGTCCATCAAGCTGACCTCAGAACTTGAGGCTGAAGCCAGGGCCAGCAGCTgaggctccctggttggtggtggtgaggtGGAAGCCCGTCTCCTTCAGGTCGTCATCCCCCTGTGAAGTAAGGTGGCCATCATAAGAACTGACCCACCCAGGCCTCCCCACATGGGAACCCCATTAGTTATCATGCCTCTCACCAGCTGGCTGTAGCCCAGGCCACCCTCAGGGGGCCGTGGACTCGTGCCTCTCTTCACCCTCTGCTGCTCACTCTTGGCAGGCCATGTGGGGAACATGGATGAGTCGATGGGGAGGGGAGTCTCTCGGAAATACTCGTGCTTGAGGCCATCTTCTGCGCTGACCCTCCTCCCAGGGAAGTAAGTCAGAAACCTAAAGAGAAGGGCACAGGGCAGGGTATCTGTTGTGTGCATCATGGCACATATGGCCGTCACAAGCTGAGCTAAGCCTTTTGCTTTCTTGGGGATACTTGTGCTGAGCTGAGATGGAAGGTGAGGCCCACTGAACTTTAGCATCCCCTCAAACCTAGTGTCCTGGGGCTTCCAGGCCCTAAGGCCATTCAGAGAGTCAGCCCGGAGCCCAGTGGCTACAGACTGCTACCCTCAGACTTACTTGTTCATGAGATCAAATCCTTGATCTGATAACAAAGCTCCGAATCGCTTGCGGAGGTTGTTATAGGGATACTCGCTGAAGGTCATCTTCTTGACGGCTGGGAGGTCATTATAGCCAGGCCAGATTTTCTCACTGGGAGTCCCCAGGTCCTGAAAAACAGGGAAGTCTGAATTAGATACACCCTGTATGGGGCCCACATGTGTTTGCCACTTTCAGAGAGGCCACCAAAGGACCACACTGTGCCTGGGGTACCCAATCCTGATTCCAGTTCTGCATCTACACTGTAAGCCATTCCCAAGACTGACAGAGCACCCCCACACTCACCTTGAAAACCTTGTTAATCTGATCAATCTCTGACTTCCCAGGGAACAGAGGTTTCTGTGTCAGCAGTTCTCCAAATATGCAGCCCACTGACCACATGTCCACAGCTGTGGAGTATTCCTAAGAGTCCAGAAGAAACTGTTCAGATGCATGCAGCCCCACATCAGTGTCACCTGCAGGTTTGAATGAGGCTACCATGGGGCATGAGGCAAGGAAGGTTCTCAGAGCCCTCTTCAGACTTACCTTAGCACCAAGCAGCAGTTCTGGGGCACGATACCACAGGGTTACAACAACTGGAGTGTAGGCCTTTAGGGGTGAACCATACTCCCGAGCCAGCCCAAAGTCGCCCACCTGTAACAAGGACAGGGTGGTCTGTAAGACCAGACTACAGACTGCTTTCCCAGGCACGAGGCTTGGAAAGAATAGGGGCTCACCTTGAGAATGCCAGCATGGCTCAGCAGAAGGTTAGAGGTCTTAAGGTCACGATGTAGGATCCAATTGTCATGGAGGTGCTTCACCCCACTCAGCAGCTGAATCATCAGGGTCTTCACCTCCCCTGTGAGAGTGATGAGATCACAAAGAcgctctctctcccccatgaaTTCCCAACGTCTCTGCAATGGGCCCTGGAGCCCAGGGTTATGTGGTAACCAGCAGCAACTAGACTCCAGGGGAAAGTTCATGCCAGGACACTTCCTGCCAGGGTGGCTCTGAGCTCACCAGGGTCACCATTCATAGGCATGGGGTCCCTAGGGCACCATTCCTACCTTTACTCAGAGATCCCTCACAACGTGCAGAGAAGAGAATGCCCTGCCCTTATCTCATGACTGGACAGCACTGTTGTTCAGGGTGGAAGGCAGCCATACCTGGCAGGAAGGGCTGTTTCATAGTCTCCATTAGGCTCTTGAGGTCGTGTTCCACATAGTTCATCACAATGTAGATCTTGTCCATGTTGCTTCCCACAACAATTTCCTAGGAATTAACAGTCAGTATATGCATTCTGGACATGGCTTctacctccagccccaccctagAAAACACTGGTTCTTGGAAACCTGAAATTGAAGTCACACATGCTGTGAGCAACAAAGAACTACTAAGACATCTTGGGAAGCTGATGCCTTTGGAAGTGTTATCACCTGACCCTAGGATATCAAGGAACCCTCTTCCTTGTCCCTTCAGGGGGTAAGACTCAACAGGGGTAGGGCATGCCGAATATGGAGGCTGAACCTTACTCTGACAGTGACGATATTGGGGTGCTGGGCCTTGAGGATGGTgttgatttccctcagtgatgtgaTCGGGaagccttccttctccttctccatctttaaCCGCTTCAGAGCCACAATCTCATCTGGAAAGAAGATTATGTAAGCTGGGCATGGTCACTCatgtaagctgaggcaggaggattgccatgagtctgaggccagtttgggctaaaGAATAGgatatcccccccccccaaatcaaaATAGACAGTTGTAGTGGTGGTAagtgccttgaatcccagcatttgggagacagatctcttgagttcaaggtcagcctgatctctATGCTGAGTTCCAgggtcaccctggtctacatagaattcCAATggagtcaggactacacagaaagaacctgtttcaaaaaaaaaaaaaaaaccaaacaaaacaaaaaaaaaaatcaaaacaacaacaaaaagccaaaaacaagcaaacaaaaagccaaacaaaaaaacccaaaccaaatcaaaccaaaacaaaaaaaccaagaagctGTATAAGTGAAAAGTGAGCTCTAGAGCACATCAATAGTCAACCAACCATGATCAAACTGGGCTTTTTCCAACGttagggatagttcaatatatgcgAGCCAATAAATATTACAAATTCCATAAATGGATTCAGGAACAGAAATTATATGGTTATCTTGATGCTAAGAAAAAGtttttttgacaaaatccaacattctTCATGTTAAAATCCTGAGGAATTTTAGTATAGTAAAGGATAAATGTGATACACTTAACatattttttgaaagatttatttattatataagtacactgtagctgtcttcagcacaccagaagagggcatcgatccccattacagatggttgtgagccaccatgtggttgctgggaattgaactcaggacctctggaagagcagccagtgctcttaaccgctgagccatctctccagccccaattaacaTTATATTAAGTGGGGGGAAACTTCAGGGGTTGGAGACaactgagcagttaagagcactcactgctctagcagaaacccaggtttggtttccacaTGGAACCTACATGGCTTTAACCATCTTTTCCAGAAGATCAGATACCTTTTTCTGGCTTCCTCCGGCAGTAGGCAAGCACACAGTGTATAAACATGCAAGTAAAAcactcgtgtacacacacacacacacacacacacacgtgttttaatatatatattaaacaaagcatttccactaataTGAAGAACAAGACAGGGAGTCCACTATCTCTATTCTTTGGACAGGGATTCTTTATGCAACCATAGCCACCCTGGAACATACTCTAGACCAGGTCAGCCTCAgactcagattcacctgcctctgcctcccaagcgctgacATTAGTGGCCTGTGTCCCTACACACAGCTATCCACTCATACTCGATACAGTACCAGAAGCcttaggaaagaaaaggaatgcaaataAGAAAGTGAAAACATCTCTATTTACTGACAGTACGACTTTACATCTACAGGAGTCATCCTGGCtatggttttatgtcaacttgacagaagtcATAGTCACGAGAAagaaaacctcagttgagaaaatacggCCAtaggcaattttttttcttttctttttgtttgttttgttttgttttgagataggatttctctgtgtagccctggctgtcctggaactcactttgtagaccagaccagTCTCAgactctgctgggattaaaggtatgtcacTCCACAACCACCCACCTGTAAGGCACtgtcttagtgattgatgggggagggcccagcccatggtgggtgggtggctgagttccataagaaagcaggctgagcgagccatgATGAtcatcaagccagtaagcaggacccctccatggtctctgcatcagctccttttTCCAGgattctgccctgacttccttcagagatgGATTACTGTTGGGGGCACAAAGATCCTCtgaccacagaccacaggaaaaccaggaatgttaaacacacagaacTCTCTTCTCAATGGAGGAGAtaaaatatctgttttttttccacccagaaggctgggagtggaTTTTGTTAATGATCTTTCTGCTATCTGTAGAGGCAGACCTCATCCATCTTTTGCTACATTCTCCCTCACTGCACCATTATCTTTAGCTCTCAGTTAAACCAACTTTTAGGGGTTGTTACATGTATTTTATAGCCCGTTGACTTGGCTAGAGACCATACTAGATTCTAGACCTTTGTAAAGGAGTTTCTATGAAGTCAcaccttaagctttattgtgTACCTGGAATTGAACTGAATGTTGCCTGGAAACTTTTCCTCAAATTTACTGTGTTTTAAATGTGCTGACAGTGCACCACCTGGCATTAGACTCTGAAGTCTGATCCAGGTTGATAAAATCAGTCTGAACTGGTTTTCATTCTCATCTGCTCTCAATCACTGTTTTAACTCCTGTGGGTCCTCATTAGACTACAACATGGGAAATATAAGATAAATAAGCCTTTTCCTCCCacttccttttggtcatggtgtttcactgcaaCAACAGTAACCCTAAGATAATAGGAGACATTAAAGACTCCACAAGAGAGCCACGGCCATGGTCGCATAGGTAAGCACCGCAAGCACCCAGGAGGCCGAGGGAATGCTGGAGGCGAGCATCACCACAGGATCAACTTTGACAAATATCATCCAGGTTACTTCGGCAAAGTTGGCATGAGGCATTACCACTTGAAGAGGAACCAGAGCTTCTGCCCAACTGTCAACCTGGATAAATTATGGACGTTGGTCAGTGAGCAGACACGGGTCAATGCAGCAAAAAACAAGACTGGAGTTGCTCCCATCATTGATGTTGTTCGATCAGGCTACTACAAAGttctggggaaggggaagctcCCTAAGCAACCTATCATTGTAAAGGCCAAATTCTTCAGCAGAAGAGAAGATAAAGGGTGTTGGAGGTGCCTGTGTTCTGGTGGCTTAAAGACACTTCAGAGGTTAATTAAATgctaacattttcaaaaaaaaaaaaaaaaaaaaaagactccacaAGAGTCCTAGAATGTTATCCTAGAACAGATAATAAACATTTTCAGTTTGATAAACAAActtaacacacaaaaatcaagtCTTTCTATAAACTAATGACAAACGTACTGAGACAGATACTGGAGAAACAATTCCAttcataaaacaagcaaaacatgccaggtatggtggcataaACTTTTGATTCTACCACTTCTGGAGGC
This window harbors:
- the Mib2 gene encoding E3 ubiquitin-protein ligase MIB2 isoform X7, with protein sequence MRWKCRVCFDYDLCTQCYMHNKHDLTHAFERYETSHSRPVTLSPRQGLPRIPLRGIFQGAKVVRGPDWEWGSQDGGEGKTGRVVDIRGWDVETGRSVASVTWADGTTNVYRVGHKGKVDLKCVGEAAGGFYYKEHLPKLGKPAELQRRVSADGQPFQRGDKVKCLLDTDVLRDMQEGHGGWNPRMAEFIGQMGTVHRITDRGDVRVQFNHETRWTFHPGALTKHNSFWVGDVVRVIDDLDTVKRLQAGHGEWTDDMAPALGRVGKVVKVFGDGNLRVAVGGQRWTFSPACLVACRPEEDANLGVAERARENKSAASVPVAGGRQGRPWPALTPTLPPGSLSVALDKLRTQKSDPEHPGRLVVEAALGNVARALDLLRRHPEQVDTKNQGRTALQVAAYLGQVELVRLLLQARASVDLLDEEGNTALHYTAMGNQPEATRLLLSAGCGVDVQNGTRSTALHVAVQRGFLEVVKILCERGCDVNLPDAHADTPLHSAISAGAGASSIVEVLTEVPGIDVTATNSQGFTLLHHASLKGHVLAVRKILARARQLVDAKKEDGFTALHLAALNNHREVAQVLIREGRCDVNVRNRKLQSPLHLAVQQAHLGLVPLLVDAGCSVNTEDEEGDTALHVALQRHQLLPLVADRAGGDPGPLQLLSRLQASGLPGSTELTVGAAVACFLALEGADVSYANHRGRSPLDLATEGRVLKALQGCAQRFRERQAGGGGGVPPGPRHVLSTPNTVTNLHVSGTAGPEAAECLVCSELALLVLFSPCQHRTVCEECARRMKKCIRCQVIISKKLRPDGSEVVNAIQVPGPPRQLVEELQSRYRQMEERITCPICIDSHIRLVFQCGHGACAPCGAALNACPICRQPIRDRIQIFV
- the Mib2 gene encoding E3 ubiquitin-protein ligase MIB2 isoform X4, whose product is MDLDPHAGVQVGMRVVRGMDWKWGQQDGGEGGVGTVVELGRHGSPSTPDRTVVVQWDQGTRTNYRAGYQGAHDLLLYDNAQIGIRHPNIICDCCKKHGLRGMRWKCRVCFDYDLCTQCYMHNKHDLTHAFERYETSHSRPVTLSPRQGLPRIPLRGIFQGAKVVRGPDWEWGSQDGGEGKTGRVVDIRGWDVETGRSVASVTWADGTTNVYRVGHKGKVDLKCVGEAAGGFYYKEHLPKLGKPAELQRRVSADGQPFQRGDKVKCLLDTDVLRDMQEGHGGWNPRMAEMGTVHRITDRGDVRVQFNHETRWTFHPGALTKHNSFWVGDVVRVIDDLDTVKRLQAGHGEWTDDMAPALGRVGKVVKVFGDGNLRVAVGGQRWTFSPACLVACRPEEDANLGVAERARENKSSLSVALDKLRTQKSDPEHPGRLVVEAALGNVARALDLLRRHPEQVDTKNQGRTALQVAAYLGQVELVRLLLQARASVDLLDEEGNTALHYTAMGNQPEATRLLLSAGCGVDVQNGTRSTALHVAVQRGFLEVVKILCERGCDVNLPDAHADTPLHSAISAGAGASSIVEVLTEVPGIDVTATNSQGFTLLHHASLKGHVLAVRKILARARQLVDAKKEDGFTALHLAALNNHREVAQVLIREGRCDVNVRNRKLQSPLHLAVQQAHLGLVPLLVDAGCSVNTEDEEGDTALHVALQRHQLLPLVADRAGGDPGPLQLLSRLQASGLPGSTELTVGAAVACFLALEGADVSYANHRGRSPLDLATEGRVLKALQGCAQRFRERQAGGGGGVPPGPRHVLSTPNTVTNLHVSGTAGPEAAECLVCSELALLVLFSPCQHRTVCEECARRMKKCIRCQVIISKKLRPDGSEVVNAIQVPGPPRQLVEELQSRYRQMEERITCPICIDSHIRLVFQCGHGACAPCGAALNACPICRQPIRDRIQIFV